A genome region from Choloepus didactylus isolate mChoDid1 chromosome 14, mChoDid1.pri, whole genome shotgun sequence includes the following:
- the LOC119508933 gene encoding collagen alpha-1(III) chain-like, translated as MVDGLGSRRRVSAGSPGRTARRGPAERAGKGGRSLGGSGRREAEAEGAGAGGARGGGGGGGRGPGRRRDPPPSTGPGARGLRLRQSGLPGAASRLRPRQPGAAGSPPSRAPAPPSGAPTGPCGTRSPHPSHTHGGRGRSPRSHSPGTPAGGRPPPPAAVPRGRGGGECRRSGRTLGAGRGASPFPARRPRLQLQMESGSRPGAEQPAGTLGLRLLGRARPATGSSADSAPSGPCALPARGLPTGAQEAGALRFLIRAPGAQALARPGCESALAGFADGDSRKPQPAAALAGAWRAPMKGG; from the exons ATGGTGGACGGGCTGGGGTCCAGGAGACGCGTCTCCGCGGGGAGCCCTGGGAGGACTGCACGGAGGG GCCCCGCCGAGCGCGCGGGGAAGGGGGGGCGGAGCCTGGGGGGGTCTGGCCGTCGGGAGGCGGAGGCGGAGGGCGCAGGCGCgggcggggcgcggggcgggggcgggggcgggggccgcGGCCCGGGCCGGAGGCGGGACCCGCCCCCGAGCACAGGTCCCGGCGCGCGGGGCTTGCGGTTGCGTCAGTCGGGCCTGCCCGGGGCCGCCTCCCGCCTCCGCCCTCGCCAGCCCGGTGCTGCGGGGTCGCCACCCTCGCGCGCCCCTGCCCCGCCATCAGGTGCACCCACCGGGCCGTGCGGGACacgctccccccacccctcacacaCCCACGGAGGCCGCGGCCGGTCCCCGCGCTCCCACTCACCCGGGACCCCGGCGGGTGGCCGGCCCCCACCCCCGGCCGCTGTCCCCCGGGGACGGGGTGGTGGGGAGTGCAGGCGCTCCGGCAGGACCCTGGGTGCAGGCCGTGGTGCCAGCCCCTTCCCCGCCCGGCGCCCCCGCCTCCAGCTGCAAATGGAGTCTGGATCCCGACCCGGCGCCGAGCAGCCCGCAGGGACCCTGGGTCTCCGGCTCCTGGGCCGCGCCCGGCCTGCCACGGGCTCCTCTGCAGACTCGGCGCCCTCTGGCCCCTGCGCCCTCCCCGCTCGGGGACTGCCCACAGGCGCGCAGGAGGCCGGGGCTTTGCGTTTCCTTATCAGAGCCCCAGGCGCACAGGCCCTGGCCCGGCCTGGCTGCGAGTCAGCGCTGGCTGGATTTGCTGACGGAGATTCCAGGAAACCTCAGCCGGCTGCTGCCCTGGCCGGAGCCTGGAGGGCGCCGATGAAGGGGGGCTAA
- the GPAA1 gene encoding glycosylphosphatidylinositol anchor attachment 1 protein isoform X2 has translation MGLLSDPVRRRALARLVLRLNAPLCVLSYVAGIAWFLALAFPPLAQRTYMSENAMGSTMVEEQFAGGDRARGFARDFAAQRRKLGALPVAWLERTMRSVGLEVYMQAFSRTLPFPDEAHERYMVSGTNVYGILRAPRAASTEALMLTVPCGSDSDNSQAVGLLLALAAHFRGQIYWAKDIIFLVTEHDLLGTEAWLEAYHDVNITGMQSSPLQGRAGAIQAAVALELSSDIVTSLDVAVEGLNGQLPNLDLLNLFQTFCQKGGLLCTLQGKLQPQDWTSLDEPLQGLQTLLLMVLRQASGCPHGPHGLFLRYRVEALTLRGINSFRHYKYDLVAVGKALEGMFRKLNHLLERLHQSFFFYLLPALSRFVSIGLYMPAIGFLLLVLGLKALELWMQLHEAGVGPKEARGAPGQSPPLPPAQGVGLASLVAPLLISQAMGLALYILPVLGQHVAAQHFPVAEAEAVVLTLLAVYAAGLALPHNTHRVTSAQAADGGWMALKLVALSCLALLLGCVAITNFSLGFLLAATMVPTAALTKPHGPRFLCAVLLVLTSPAAVLLGSLFLWRELQELPLSLAEGWQLFLAALAQGVLEHHMYGALLFPLLSLGLYPCWLLFWNVLFWK, from the exons ATGGGCCTCCTGTCCGACCCGGTGCGCCGGCGCGCGCTCGCCCGCCTCGTGCTGCGCCTCAACGCGCCCCTTTG CGTGCTGAGTTACGTGGCGGGCATCGCCTGGTTCCTGGCGCTGGCTTTCCCGCCGCTCGCGCAGCGCACTTACATGTCGGAGAACGCCATGGGGTCCACCATGGTGGAGGAGCAGTTTGCGGGTGGAGACCGTGCCCGGGGCTTCGCCCGGGACTTCGCTGCCCAGCGCAGGAAGTTGGG GGCTCTGCCTGTGGCTTGGCTGGAGCGGACCATGCGGTCTGTGGGGCTGGAGGTCTACATGCAAGCTTTCTCTCGGACACTGCCCTTCCCGGACGAAGCCCACGAGCGCTAT ATGGTGTCGGGCACCAACGTGTACGGCATCCTGCGGGCCCCACGCGCTGCCAGCACGGAGGCCCTGATGCTCACCGTGCCCTGTGGCTCCGACTCAGACAACAGCCAGGCAGTGGGGCTGCTGCTGGCCCTTGCTGCCCACTTCCGGG GACAGATTTACTGGGCCAAGGACATCATCTTCCTGGTGACAGAGCACGATCTGCTGGGCACCGAGGCTTGGCTTGAGGCCTACCACGATGTCAACATCACTG GTATGCAGTCTTCCCCGCTGCAGGGCCGGGCTGGGGCCATCCAGGCAGCCGTGGCCCTGGAGCTGAGCAGTGACATCGTCACCAGTTTGGATGTGGCTGTGGAGGGCCTCAACGGGCAGCTGCCCAACCTTGACCTGCTCAACCTCTTCCAGACCTTTTGCCAGAAAGGGGGGCTACTGTGCACACTGCAAGGCAAG CTGCAGCCCCAGGACTGGACTTCGCTGGACGAGCCGCTGCAAGGCCTGCAGACACTGCTGCTCATGGTTTTGCGGCAGGCCTCCGGCTGTCCCCACGGCCCCCACGGCCTCTTCTTGCGCTACCGTGTGGAGGCCTTGACCCTACGTGGCATTAACAGCTTCCGCCACTACAAATACGACCTGGTGGCAGTGGGCAA GGCTCTCGAGGGCATGTTCCGCAAGCTCAACCACCTCCTGGAGCGGCTGCACCAGtccttcttcttctacttgcTACCTGCTCTCTCCCGCTTCGTCTCCATCGGCCTCTACATGCCCGCCATTGGCTTCTTGCTCCTGGTCCTCGGTCTCAAG GCTCTGGAACTGTGGATGCAACTCCATGAAGCCGGAGTGGGCCCCAAGGAGGCCAGGGGGGCCCCCGGCCAgagcccccccctccccccagcacag GGTGTGGGACTGGCCTCGCTCGTGGCACCCCTGCTGATCTCACAGGCCATGGGCCTGGCCCTCTACATCCTGCCGGTGCTGGGCCAGCACGTGGCTGCCCAGCACTTCCCTGTGGCTGAGGCCGAGGCTGTGGTGCTCACCTTGTTGGCAGTATACGCGGCCGGGCTGGCACTTCCACACAACACCCACCG GGTGACGAGTGCGCAGGCTGCAGACGGGGGCTGGATGGCGCTGAAGCTGGTGGCCCTGAGCTGCCTGGCGCTGCTGCTGGGCTGCGTCGCCATCACCAACTTCTCCCTGGGCTTCCTGCTGGCCGCCACCATGGTGCCCACCGCGGCGCTCACCAAGCCCCATGGGCCCCG GTTCCTCTGTGCCGTGCTGCTGGTGCTGACGAGCCCGGCAGCTGTTCTCCTGGGCAGCCTCTTCTTGTGGCGGGAGCTGCAGGAGCTGCCGCTGTCACTGGCCGAGGGCTGGCAGCTGTTCCTGGCGGCGCTGGCACAGGGCGTGCTGGAGCACCACATGTACGGCGCCCTGCTCTTCCCGCTGCTGTCCCTCGGCCTCTATCCCTGCTGGCTGCTCTTCTGGAACGTGCTCTTCTGGAAGTGA
- the EXOSC4 gene encoding exosome complex component RRP41: MAGLELLSDQGYRVDGRRAGELRKIQARMGVFAQADGSAYIEQGNTKALAVVYGPHEIRGSRARALPDRALVNCQYSSATFSTGERKRRPHGDRKSCEMGLQLRQTFEAAILTQLHPRSQIDIYVQVLQADGGTYAACVNAATLAVLDAGIPMRDFVCACSAGFVDGTALADLSHVEEAAGGPQLALALLPASGQIALLEMDARLHEDHLERVLEVAARAAHAVHTLLDRVVRQHVQEASLLLGD, translated from the exons ATGGCGGGGCTGGAGCTGCTGTCGGACCAGGGCTACCGCGTGGACGGGCGGCGCGCGGGGGAGCTGCGCAAGATCCAGGCGCGGATGGGCGTGTTCGCGCAGGCCGACGGGTCCGCCTACATCGAGCAGGGCAACACCAAGGCGCTGGCCGTGGTCTACGGGCCGCACGAG ATCCGGGGCTCCCGGGCGCGCGCTCTGCCTGATCGGGCACTGGTGAACTGCCAGTACAGTTCTGCCACCTTCAGCACAGGCGAGCGCAAGCGGCGGCCACATGGGGACCGCAAGTCCTGCGAGATGGGCCTGCAGCTGCGACAGACCTTCGAGGCGGCCATCCTCACACAGCTGCACCCACGCTCCCAGATTGATATCTACGTGCAG GTGCTGCAGGCAGACGGTGGGACCTATGCAGCTTGTGTGAATGCAGCCACGCTGGCAGTGCTGGATGCTGGCATACCCATGCGGGACTTTGTTTGTGCCTGCTCCGCTGGCTTTGTGGATGGCACGGCCCTGGCAGACCTGAGCCATGTGGAGGAAGCTGCTGGTGGCCCCCAGTTGGCCCTGGCCCTGCTGCCGGCCTCAGGCCAGATCGCTCTGCTGGAGATGGACGCTCGACTGCACGAGGACCACCTGGAGCGGGTGCTGGAGGTCGCTGCCCGGGCTGCCCATGCTGTGCACACCCTGCTGGACCGTGTGGTCCGGCAGCACGTGCAGGAGGCCTCCCTCTTGCTGGGGGACTGA
- the GPAA1 gene encoding glycosylphosphatidylinositol anchor attachment 1 protein isoform X1, with product MGLLSDPVRRRALARLVLRLNAPLCVLSYVAGIAWFLALAFPPLAQRTYMSENAMGSTMVEEQFAGGDRARGFARDFAAQRRKLGALPVAWLERTMRSVGLEVYMQAFSRTLPFPDEAHERYVLGGCAWGQRAPWLRMVSGTNVYGILRAPRAASTEALMLTVPCGSDSDNSQAVGLLLALAAHFRGQIYWAKDIIFLVTEHDLLGTEAWLEAYHDVNITGMQSSPLQGRAGAIQAAVALELSSDIVTSLDVAVEGLNGQLPNLDLLNLFQTFCQKGGLLCTLQGKLQPQDWTSLDEPLQGLQTLLLMVLRQASGCPHGPHGLFLRYRVEALTLRGINSFRHYKYDLVAVGKALEGMFRKLNHLLERLHQSFFFYLLPALSRFVSIGLYMPAIGFLLLVLGLKALELWMQLHEAGVGPKEARGAPGQSPPLPPAQGVGLASLVAPLLISQAMGLALYILPVLGQHVAAQHFPVAEAEAVVLTLLAVYAAGLALPHNTHRVTSAQAADGGWMALKLVALSCLALLLGCVAITNFSLGFLLAATMVPTAALTKPHGPRFLCAVLLVLTSPAAVLLGSLFLWRELQELPLSLAEGWQLFLAALAQGVLEHHMYGALLFPLLSLGLYPCWLLFWNVLFWK from the exons ATGGGCCTCCTGTCCGACCCGGTGCGCCGGCGCGCGCTCGCCCGCCTCGTGCTGCGCCTCAACGCGCCCCTTTG CGTGCTGAGTTACGTGGCGGGCATCGCCTGGTTCCTGGCGCTGGCTTTCCCGCCGCTCGCGCAGCGCACTTACATGTCGGAGAACGCCATGGGGTCCACCATGGTGGAGGAGCAGTTTGCGGGTGGAGACCGTGCCCGGGGCTTCGCCCGGGACTTCGCTGCCCAGCGCAGGAAGTTGGG GGCTCTGCCTGTGGCTTGGCTGGAGCGGACCATGCGGTCTGTGGGGCTGGAGGTCTACATGCAAGCTTTCTCTCGGACACTGCCCTTCCCGGACGAAGCCCACGAGCGCTATGTATTGGGAGGCTGTGCTTGGGGCCAAAGAGCACCGTGGTTGCGG ATGGTGTCGGGCACCAACGTGTACGGCATCCTGCGGGCCCCACGCGCTGCCAGCACGGAGGCCCTGATGCTCACCGTGCCCTGTGGCTCCGACTCAGACAACAGCCAGGCAGTGGGGCTGCTGCTGGCCCTTGCTGCCCACTTCCGGG GACAGATTTACTGGGCCAAGGACATCATCTTCCTGGTGACAGAGCACGATCTGCTGGGCACCGAGGCTTGGCTTGAGGCCTACCACGATGTCAACATCACTG GTATGCAGTCTTCCCCGCTGCAGGGCCGGGCTGGGGCCATCCAGGCAGCCGTGGCCCTGGAGCTGAGCAGTGACATCGTCACCAGTTTGGATGTGGCTGTGGAGGGCCTCAACGGGCAGCTGCCCAACCTTGACCTGCTCAACCTCTTCCAGACCTTTTGCCAGAAAGGGGGGCTACTGTGCACACTGCAAGGCAAG CTGCAGCCCCAGGACTGGACTTCGCTGGACGAGCCGCTGCAAGGCCTGCAGACACTGCTGCTCATGGTTTTGCGGCAGGCCTCCGGCTGTCCCCACGGCCCCCACGGCCTCTTCTTGCGCTACCGTGTGGAGGCCTTGACCCTACGTGGCATTAACAGCTTCCGCCACTACAAATACGACCTGGTGGCAGTGGGCAA GGCTCTCGAGGGCATGTTCCGCAAGCTCAACCACCTCCTGGAGCGGCTGCACCAGtccttcttcttctacttgcTACCTGCTCTCTCCCGCTTCGTCTCCATCGGCCTCTACATGCCCGCCATTGGCTTCTTGCTCCTGGTCCTCGGTCTCAAG GCTCTGGAACTGTGGATGCAACTCCATGAAGCCGGAGTGGGCCCCAAGGAGGCCAGGGGGGCCCCCGGCCAgagcccccccctccccccagcacag GGTGTGGGACTGGCCTCGCTCGTGGCACCCCTGCTGATCTCACAGGCCATGGGCCTGGCCCTCTACATCCTGCCGGTGCTGGGCCAGCACGTGGCTGCCCAGCACTTCCCTGTGGCTGAGGCCGAGGCTGTGGTGCTCACCTTGTTGGCAGTATACGCGGCCGGGCTGGCACTTCCACACAACACCCACCG GGTGACGAGTGCGCAGGCTGCAGACGGGGGCTGGATGGCGCTGAAGCTGGTGGCCCTGAGCTGCCTGGCGCTGCTGCTGGGCTGCGTCGCCATCACCAACTTCTCCCTGGGCTTCCTGCTGGCCGCCACCATGGTGCCCACCGCGGCGCTCACCAAGCCCCATGGGCCCCG GTTCCTCTGTGCCGTGCTGCTGGTGCTGACGAGCCCGGCAGCTGTTCTCCTGGGCAGCCTCTTCTTGTGGCGGGAGCTGCAGGAGCTGCCGCTGTCACTGGCCGAGGGCTGGCAGCTGTTCCTGGCGGCGCTGGCACAGGGCGTGCTGGAGCACCACATGTACGGCGCCCTGCTCTTCCCGCTGCTGTCCCTCGGCCTCTATCCCTGCTGGCTGCTCTTCTGGAACGTGCTCTTCTGGAAGTGA